In a genomic window of Bradyrhizobium sp. LLZ17:
- a CDS encoding caspase family protein, whose translation MLRVLALTFVILVTGAAIAAAEPPEGDDLATCRDRQAETQARATACDNLLNADRVTGKDKAVALGVRGNTLIGKHDYDHAIEVLSSAIEADPDNVVIVNLRGVAYERKGQDDLALADYNLAIRKRATYGVPYSNRGTIQLRKGALQSALDDLNLAVKYAPKFLFGWTNRARVRTLMKDYDGALSDFAEAEKIDPTAPQIASNRCVTHGLMGKYDQAFADCNGLIQKQPKNLYATNNRGDVFLMKGDIDAALKDYNTVLAANPNNVRAHSGRGQVFEQKHDLAQARADYRSAAYALTPFDELDVARARAKAQERLAALTPQTAGTVGNSRRIALVIGNGAYKNVHVLDNPPRDSRLIATVLRDAGFQSVTVANDLTRDKFFETLRAFAAEAEKADWAVVYYAGHGFEIGGVNYLVPIDTRLAADKDAETEAVALEQVIAAVGGAHKLRLVILDACRDNPFAPTMQRTLSLQLVDKGFSNIEPGAGFMVVYAAKHGETAIDSDGGADSPFATALARDIKEPRVEVRKLFDIVRDDVWSATKHAQQPFTYGSPPGRDDFYFIGGSDVSMLVL comes from the coding sequence ATGCTACGCGTCCTTGCCCTGACCTTTGTCATACTTGTCACCGGCGCCGCGATCGCCGCGGCCGAGCCGCCAGAGGGCGACGATCTCGCCACCTGCCGCGACCGCCAGGCGGAAACCCAGGCCCGTGCGACCGCCTGCGACAATCTGCTCAATGCCGATCGGGTCACCGGCAAGGACAAGGCGGTCGCGCTCGGCGTGCGCGGCAATACGCTGATCGGCAAGCACGACTACGATCATGCGATCGAGGTGCTCTCATCCGCCATCGAGGCCGATCCGGACAATGTCGTGATCGTCAACCTGCGCGGCGTCGCCTATGAGCGCAAGGGCCAGGACGATCTCGCGCTGGCCGACTACAACCTCGCCATCCGCAAGCGCGCGACTTACGGCGTTCCCTACAGCAATCGCGGCACCATTCAGCTGCGCAAGGGCGCGCTGCAAAGTGCGCTCGACGATCTGAACCTGGCGGTCAAATACGCGCCGAAATTCCTGTTCGGCTGGACCAACCGCGCGCGCGTGCGCACGCTGATGAAGGATTATGACGGCGCGCTGTCCGACTTCGCGGAAGCCGAGAAAATCGATCCGACCGCGCCGCAGATCGCCAGCAACCGTTGCGTCACTCATGGCCTGATGGGCAAATACGACCAGGCCTTCGCCGACTGCAACGGCCTGATCCAGAAGCAGCCGAAGAACCTGTACGCGACCAACAACCGCGGCGACGTCTTCCTGATGAAGGGCGACATCGATGCCGCGCTCAAGGACTACAACACCGTCCTGGCAGCCAATCCGAACAATGTGCGCGCCCATTCCGGTCGTGGCCAGGTGTTCGAGCAGAAGCACGACCTCGCCCAGGCGCGTGCCGATTATCGCTCGGCGGCCTATGCGTTGACGCCATTCGACGAGCTCGACGTCGCCCGCGCCCGCGCCAAGGCACAGGAGCGGCTTGCCGCACTGACGCCGCAGACGGCCGGGACTGTTGGCAATTCGCGCCGCATCGCGCTGGTGATCGGCAACGGTGCCTACAAGAACGTCCATGTGCTCGACAATCCGCCGCGCGATTCCAGGCTGATCGCAACCGTGCTGCGCGACGCGGGCTTCCAGAGTGTGACGGTCGCCAACGACCTGACCCGCGACAAGTTCTTCGAGACCTTGCGCGCCTTTGCGGCGGAAGCGGAGAAGGCGGACTGGGCCGTGGTCTACTATGCCGGCCATGGCTTCGAGATCGGCGGGGTCAATTATCTGGTGCCGATCGATACCAGGCTTGCCGCCGACAAGGATGCCGAGACCGAGGCCGTGGCGCTCGAGCAGGTGATCGCCGCGGTGGGCGGTGCGCACAAGCTGCGGCTGGTCATCCTCGATGCCTGCCGCGACAATCCGTTCGCGCCGACCATGCAGCGCACGCTGTCGCTGCAGCTGGTCGACAAGGGCTTTTCCAACATCGAGCCCGGCGCCGGCTTCATGGTGGTCTACGCCGCCAAGCACGGCGAGACCGCAATCGACAGCGACGGCGGCGCCGACAGTCCGTTCGCCACCGCGCTCGCCCGCGACATCAAGGAGCCGCGCGTCGAGGTCAGAAAACTGTTCGACATCGTCCGCGACGACGTCTGGTCCGCGACCAAGCACGCGCAGCAGCCCTTCACCTACGGCTCGCCGCCGGGGCGCGACGATTTCTATTTTATCGGGGGAAGTGATGTTTCGATGTTGGTGCTGTAG
- a CDS encoding NapC/NirT family cytochrome c — MTATADEPNERVKAKRGLIARGLDFARELWQVLIRPSSVFGLGVLVLAGFAAGVIFWGGFNTALELTNTEKFCTGCHEMRENVFAELKSTIHFSNRSGVRATCPDCHVPHNWTDKIARKMQASKEVWGKLFGTIDTREKFLDHRLELAAHEWARFKANDSLECRNCHSADSMDITKQSPRASVAHQRFLFTGEKTCIDCHKGIAHHLPDMRGVPGWQ, encoded by the coding sequence ATGACCGCCACCGCCGACGAGCCCAACGAGAGGGTGAAGGCGAAACGCGGATTGATCGCGCGGGGTCTGGATTTCGCGCGCGAGCTCTGGCAGGTGCTGATCCGGCCGAGCTCGGTGTTCGGGCTCGGCGTGCTGGTGCTGGCGGGTTTCGCCGCCGGCGTGATCTTCTGGGGCGGCTTCAACACCGCGCTGGAGCTCACCAACACCGAGAAATTCTGCACCGGCTGTCACGAGATGCGCGAGAACGTCTTCGCCGAGCTGAAATCGACCATCCATTTCAGCAACCGCTCCGGCGTGCGCGCCACCTGTCCGGACTGCCACGTGCCGCACAACTGGACCGACAAGATCGCGCGCAAGATGCAGGCCTCCAAGGAGGTCTGGGGCAAGCTGTTCGGCACGATCGACACCCGCGAGAAGTTTTTGGATCACCGGCTCGAGCTTGCGGCGCATGAATGGGCGCGGTTCAAGGCCAATGATTCGCTGGAATGCCGCAACTGCCACAGCGCCGATTCCATGGACATCACCAAACAGTCGCCGAGGGCCTCGGTGGCGCACCAGCGCTTCCTGTTCACGGGAGAGAAGACCTGCATCGACTGCCACAAGGGCATCGCCCACCACCTGCCCGACATGCGCGGCGTTCCCGGCTGGCAATAG
- a CDS encoding helix-turn-helix domain-containing protein, with protein sequence MQIVNGMGLTAIDLGLRGATSGVFLMIILVALLRRGTSQQGLLGMAMSAGGVFYAIATAPLFPKSSWWWVLPILSAQPAVFWMWARAAFDDDFVLRRWHGALWLSIVALGFAITLSWAHWPALAGAGGRVLALVCLALALAAAVQTVKTWRADLVARRRRLRLAMLAINVGLIAAVAGAGFAAIPVALPGAPGSLPTALGLFVVAMLAGLGAFATQPAVPVDATAAIASSARGAARAPTGSVVVDPILLRRLDHLMTIERTYRQEGLAIGALAARLDVPEHRLRQAINEGLGYRNFNAYLNHYRIEDARLALSDLAQREVPVLTIAMDAGFQSIGPFNRAFKAETGVTPTEFRREALSRPQTAPDQERPLQTSQPRREIG encoded by the coding sequence ATGCAGATTGTGAACGGGATGGGGCTCACGGCCATCGATCTCGGACTGCGCGGCGCGACCAGCGGCGTGTTCCTGATGATCATTCTGGTGGCGCTGCTGCGCCGTGGCACCAGCCAGCAGGGTTTGCTGGGCATGGCCATGTCGGCCGGCGGCGTGTTCTATGCGATCGCGACCGCGCCTTTGTTTCCAAAATCCTCGTGGTGGTGGGTGCTGCCGATCCTGTCGGCGCAACCCGCCGTGTTCTGGATGTGGGCGCGCGCGGCGTTCGACGACGATTTCGTCCTCAGGCGATGGCACGGCGCCCTGTGGCTGAGCATCGTGGCTTTGGGGTTCGCGATCACGCTGAGCTGGGCGCACTGGCCCGCTTTGGCCGGGGCCGGCGGTCGAGTCCTGGCGTTGGTCTGCCTGGCACTGGCTCTCGCGGCCGCGGTGCAGACGGTCAAGACCTGGCGTGCCGATCTGGTCGCGCGCCGCCGCCGGCTGCGGCTGGCCATGCTGGCGATCAATGTTGGGCTGATCGCGGCCGTCGCCGGCGCCGGCTTCGCCGCGATTCCCGTTGCGCTGCCCGGCGCGCCCGGCAGTCTTCCGACCGCGCTCGGCCTGTTCGTCGTGGCGATGCTCGCCGGACTGGGCGCTTTCGCCACCCAGCCGGCCGTGCCCGTCGACGCCACGGCGGCAATCGCATCCAGCGCGCGCGGCGCCGCTCGTGCTCCCACGGGATCGGTCGTGGTCGATCCGATCCTGCTGCGGCGTCTCGACCATCTGATGACGATCGAGCGAACCTACCGACAGGAGGGGCTTGCGATCGGGGCGCTGGCGGCACGGCTCGACGTTCCCGAGCATCGGCTGCGCCAGGCGATCAACGAAGGCCTGGGCTATCGCAATTTCAATGCGTACCTCAATCACTATCGGATCGAGGATGCCAGGCTGGCGCTGTCCGATTTGGCGCAACGGGAGGTCCCGGTGCTGACCATCGCCATGGATGCCGGCTTCCAGTCGATCGGGCCTTTCAATCGCGCATTCAAGGCCGAGACCGGCGTGACTCCGACCGAATTCCGGCGCGAGGCGTTGAGCCGGCCGCAAACGGCGCCGGACCAGGAGCGCCCTCTCCAAACCAGCCAGCCGCGCCGAGAAATCGGCTAG
- a CDS encoding glutathione S-transferase family protein, whose protein sequence is MLTVFGEGRGFRVVWLLEELGMAYRLRPVDLLAVENDPDFLAINPAGFIPALQDGETIMVESIAILEYLLARHGSSPLAVAPDDPAFAAYLQFLHLGEAGLAGPMNAVFVGRALAPEAERNARVTSWALETFHGRLALVIQRLSNHPFLAGDKFTAADISVSYALLLGLRTGNYTPGSVERAYLACTTTRPAYARAMETCQATKAWAERSPKL, encoded by the coding sequence ATGCTCACTGTCTTTGGCGAAGGTCGTGGGTTCCGTGTCGTTTGGCTGCTCGAGGAATTGGGGATGGCTTATCGGCTGCGCCCGGTCGATCTCCTCGCTGTCGAGAATGATCCCGATTTTCTTGCGATCAACCCGGCCGGCTTTATCCCGGCGCTACAGGACGGTGAGACGATCATGGTCGAATCGATCGCGATCCTCGAATACCTGCTCGCCCGCCACGGCTCGAGCCCGCTCGCCGTCGCCCCGGATGATCCGGCTTTCGCCGCCTATCTGCAATTCCTCCATTTGGGAGAGGCTGGGCTCGCTGGGCCAATGAACGCCGTCTTCGTCGGTCGCGCACTCGCGCCGGAAGCAGAACGAAACGCCCGGGTCACGAGCTGGGCACTGGAGACCTTTCATGGCCGGCTGGCATTGGTCATCCAGCGTCTCTCAAATCATCCATTTCTCGCCGGGGACAAGTTCACCGCTGCCGACATTTCAGTGAGCTACGCTCTCCTGCTTGGTCTGCGAACCGGCAACTATACTCCGGGTTCAGTCGAGCGTGCCTATCTCGCCTGCACGACCACACGCCCCGCCTACGCCCGAGCGATGGAAACCTGCCAAGCCACCAAAGCCTGGGCGGAGCGATCACCGAAATTGTAA
- the napA gene encoding nitrate reductase catalytic subunit NapA: protein MTSPKLDRRQMLKLEAAAIAAVAAGMPAPALPANLVTERETAELKWDKAACRFCGTGCSVMVATKDNRVVATHGDIKAEVNRGLNCVKGYFLSKIMYGHDRLIQPMLRKANGKYDKNGEFTPVSWTEAFDIMEVKWKEAFKKRGPNGVAMFGSGQWTIWEGYAASKLFKAGFRTNNIDPNARHCMASAVAGMMRTFGIDEPAGCYDDIEAADAFVLWGSNMAEMHPILWTRLTDRRLTAPHVRVAVLSTFEHRSFDLADIGMVFKPQTDLYLLNAIANHIIKTGRVNKDFVAAHTIFRRGQTDIGYGLRPEHPLQKKATGAAKANDSTEMSYDEYVKFVSDYTLEKAAEMSGVPLNRLEALAELYADPNTKVVSFWTMGFNQHTRGVWCNNLVYNIHLLTGKIASPGNSPFSLTGQPSACGTAREVGTFSHRLPADMVVTNKEHRDKAEHIWKLPEGTIPDKPGAHAVLQSRMLKDGLINAYWVQVNNNLQAGPNANEETYPGFRNPDNFIVVSDSYPSVTALAADLILPTAMWVEKEGAYGNAERRTQFWHQLVTAPGEAKSDLWQLMEFSKRFKIEEVWPEELIAKMPEVRGKTLFDVLYRNGQVDKFPSSEIEQGYLNEESKAFGFYVQKGLFEEYASFGRGHGHDLAPFETYHRERGLRWPVVNGQETKWRFREGSDPYVKQGADVQFYGYPDGKARIFALPYEPAAESPDNDYPFWLSTGRVLEHWHSGTMTRRVPELYKAFPEAVCFMHPDDAQDAKIRRGDEVRVVSRRGFIRARVETRGRDRPPRGLVFVPWFDRSKLINKVTLDATDPISLQADFKKCAVRIERVGLS, encoded by the coding sequence ATGACATCGCCGAAGCTCGACCGCCGCCAAATGCTGAAGCTCGAAGCCGCCGCGATTGCAGCCGTCGCGGCCGGCATGCCGGCGCCGGCGCTCCCCGCCAATCTCGTCACCGAGCGCGAGACGGCCGAACTGAAATGGGACAAGGCCGCCTGCCGCTTCTGCGGCACCGGCTGCTCGGTGATGGTCGCGACCAAGGACAACCGCGTGGTCGCCACCCACGGTGACATCAAGGCCGAGGTCAATCGCGGCCTCAACTGCGTCAAGGGCTACTTCCTGTCCAAAATCATGTACGGCCATGACCGCCTGATCCAGCCGATGCTGCGCAAGGCCAACGGCAAGTACGACAAGAACGGCGAGTTCACGCCGGTGTCGTGGACCGAAGCCTTCGACATCATGGAAGTGAAGTGGAAGGAGGCGTTCAAGAAGCGTGGGCCGAACGGCGTCGCCATGTTCGGCTCCGGCCAGTGGACGATTTGGGAAGGCTACGCCGCCTCAAAACTGTTCAAGGCCGGCTTCCGCACCAACAACATCGACCCCAATGCGCGGCACTGCATGGCGTCCGCCGTGGCCGGCATGATGCGCACCTTCGGCATCGACGAGCCGGCCGGCTGCTATGACGACATCGAAGCCGCCGATGCCTTCGTGCTGTGGGGCTCCAACATGGCGGAGATGCATCCGATCCTGTGGACGCGCCTGACCGACCGCCGGCTCACCGCGCCGCATGTCCGCGTCGCCGTGCTCTCGACCTTCGAGCACAGATCCTTTGACCTCGCCGATATCGGCATGGTGTTCAAGCCGCAGACCGACCTCTATTTGCTCAACGCTATCGCCAACCACATCATCAAGACCGGCCGCGTCAACAAGGACTTCGTGGCCGCGCATACCATTTTCCGGCGCGGACAGACCGATATCGGCTACGGCTTGCGGCCCGAGCATCCGCTGCAGAAGAAGGCCACCGGCGCGGCGAAGGCCAACGACTCCACCGAGATGAGCTATGACGAGTACGTCAAGTTCGTCTCGGACTATACGCTGGAGAAGGCCGCCGAAATGTCGGGCGTACCGCTCAACCGGCTGGAAGCGCTGGCCGAGCTCTACGCGGATCCGAACACAAAAGTGGTCTCGTTCTGGACCATGGGCTTCAACCAGCACACCCGCGGCGTCTGGTGCAACAACCTCGTCTACAACATCCATCTTCTGACCGGGAAGATCGCCTCGCCCGGCAACAGCCCGTTCTCGCTGACCGGCCAGCCCTCGGCCTGCGGCACCGCGCGCGAGGTCGGCACCTTCTCGCACCGCCTGCCCGCCGACATGGTCGTGACCAACAAGGAGCACCGCGACAAGGCCGAGCACATCTGGAAGCTGCCCGAGGGCACCATCCCCGACAAACCCGGCGCTCACGCCGTGCTGCAAAGCCGGATGCTGAAGGACGGCCTGATCAACGCCTATTGGGTGCAGGTCAACAACAATCTCCAGGCCGGCCCCAACGCCAACGAGGAGACTTATCCGGGCTTCCGCAATCCCGACAATTTCATCGTGGTCTCGGATTCCTATCCGAGCGTGACGGCACTCGCGGCCGATCTCATTTTGCCGACGGCGATGTGGGTCGAGAAGGAAGGCGCCTACGGCAATGCCGAGCGGCGCACGCAGTTCTGGCACCAGCTCGTCACCGCGCCGGGCGAGGCGAAATCAGACCTCTGGCAGCTGATGGAATTCTCCAAGCGGTTCAAGATCGAGGAGGTCTGGCCCGAGGAGCTGATCGCCAAGATGCCGGAGGTTCGCGGCAAGACGCTGTTCGACGTGCTCTATCGCAACGGTCAGGTCGACAAGTTTCCGAGCTCGGAGATCGAGCAGGGCTATCTCAATGAGGAGTCGAAGGCGTTCGGCTTCTACGTGCAGAAGGGGCTGTTCGAGGAATATGCCTCGTTCGGTCGCGGCCACGGCCACGACCTCGCGCCGTTCGAGACTTATCACCGCGAGCGCGGCCTGCGCTGGCCGGTCGTCAACGGCCAGGAGACGAAGTGGCGCTTCCGCGAGGGCAGCGACCCCTACGTCAAGCAGGGCGCCGACGTGCAGTTCTATGGTTACCCCGATGGCAAGGCGCGCATCTTCGCGCTGCCCTACGAGCCGGCGGCGGAATCACCCGACAACGATTATCCGTTCTGGCTCTCGACCGGCCGCGTGCTGGAGCACTGGCATTCCGGCACCATGACGCGCCGCGTGCCCGAGCTTTACAAGGCGTTCCCCGAAGCCGTGTGCTTCATGCATCCCGACGATGCCCAGGACGCAAAGATCCGACGCGGCGACGAGGTCAGGGTGGTGTCCCGCCGCGGCTTTATCCGCGCCAGGGTCGAGACCCGCGGCCGCGACCGGCCGCCGCGCGGCCTGGTGTTCGTGCCGTGGTTCGACAGATCCAAGCTGATCAACAAGGTGACGCTCGACGCCACCGATCCGATCTCTTTGCAGGCTGACTTCAAGAAATGCGCGGTGCGCATCGAGCGGGTGGGGCTGTCATGA
- a CDS encoding acyltransferase family protein gives MSPLTNIVPSAPERLHALDAVRALALLLGIVLHATLSFVPASPRFWIIQDTHPSLVLGLLSFTIHVFRMTTFFLMAGFFARMSFHRRGPWDFVKDRLQRIGLPLVIAWPLVFAPMALVVIWASGFPNGGLTHPTSSWLPALPNFPLTHLWFLYVLLELYVAMLLLRAAIVWLDASGTFRTVLDRLFARIMRNPLAPLVLAIPIGVAFSLDQRWISAMGVRTPDQSLVTNAQAWIGFGTAFGVGWLLHRQADLLRILERRWLWNLLAAIGLILISYLLAGVITSAPGAPRLPFRSDTLRLVSVMLYAPAIWIATFAIIGVALRFMSGFSPTRRYLADASYWLYLIHMPIVMALQVALSQLDWPGLVKFDMILIVAIPPMLASYHLLVRFTFIGVVLNGRRAEKRILPQGGIATA, from the coding sequence ATGTCTCCTTTGACCAACATCGTCCCCTCCGCACCGGAACGCCTGCATGCGCTTGATGCGGTCAGGGCTCTTGCCCTCCTGCTCGGCATCGTCCTGCACGCGACGCTGTCGTTTGTGCCGGCGTCGCCCCGGTTCTGGATCATCCAGGACACCCATCCAAGCCTGGTCCTGGGTTTGCTGTCCTTCACCATCCACGTCTTCCGGATGACGACGTTCTTCCTGATGGCGGGTTTCTTCGCCCGCATGAGCTTTCATCGCCGCGGGCCCTGGGACTTCGTCAAGGACAGGCTGCAGCGGATCGGGCTGCCGCTCGTGATCGCCTGGCCGCTCGTGTTCGCGCCGATGGCGCTGGTCGTGATCTGGGCATCCGGCTTTCCGAATGGCGGTCTGACCCACCCCACGTCCAGCTGGCTACCGGCATTGCCGAATTTCCCCCTGACCCACCTCTGGTTTCTGTATGTGCTGCTGGAGCTCTACGTCGCCATGCTGCTGCTCCGCGCCGCGATCGTCTGGCTTGACGCCTCCGGCACATTCCGAACGGTCCTAGATCGTCTGTTTGCGCGGATCATGCGAAATCCCCTGGCGCCCCTGGTTCTGGCAATCCCGATCGGCGTTGCTTTCAGTCTCGACCAACGCTGGATCAGCGCGATGGGCGTGAGGACGCCGGATCAATCGCTTGTCACCAACGCGCAGGCGTGGATCGGCTTCGGCACTGCCTTCGGGGTCGGATGGCTGCTGCATCGGCAGGCCGATCTGCTGCGGATCCTGGAGCGACGCTGGCTGTGGAATCTCCTGGCGGCGATAGGCCTGATCCTGATCAGCTACCTGCTCGCCGGCGTCATCACATCGGCGCCGGGCGCACCAAGGCTGCCGTTCCGGTCCGATACGCTGCGGCTGGTCTCGGTCATGCTTTACGCACCGGCCATATGGATCGCGACGTTTGCGATCATCGGCGTCGCGCTCCGGTTCATGTCCGGCTTCAGCCCGACGCGACGCTATCTCGCCGATGCGTCCTACTGGCTCTACCTGATCCACATGCCGATCGTGATGGCGCTCCAGGTCGCGCTGTCGCAACTCGACTGGCCCGGGCTGGTCAAGTTCGACATGATTCTCATCGTCGCGATTCCGCCGATGCTGGCGAGCTATCACCTGCTGGTGCGCTTCACCTTCATCGGCGTGGTCCTGAATGGCCGCCGCGCCGAAAAGCGCATCCTCCCGCAAGGCGGAATTGCGACTGCGTAG
- a CDS encoding helix-turn-helix transcriptional regulator, producing the protein MRPHGTALNPAPADVTPAVLAIGRADFPNILIDTLRRQAGVGHCMVFALTRAGATSCLLNAGNIPTGGDLGAAYAGQFHESDPNRDALFEDEGRAPIVLPAFAPRMYGARYRKIFFNNSGIVDKCATAIWVEDTCFYVNFYRIAAQGRFGDVERARLHAIAPAIGASVARHFQHSPLDQNLAALFATRAPLADLTNREQQVCRRILLGFSSEAISQALGISLHSTLTYRKRAYERLGISSQNELFAIVLRLLAGPRSLN; encoded by the coding sequence ATGCGGCCTCACGGGACGGCCCTGAATCCGGCCCCAGCCGATGTTACGCCCGCGGTGCTTGCCATTGGCCGCGCGGATTTCCCTAACATCCTGATCGACACGCTGCGCAGGCAGGCCGGCGTCGGCCATTGCATGGTGTTCGCGTTGACGCGCGCCGGTGCGACGAGCTGCCTGCTCAATGCCGGCAACATCCCGACCGGCGGCGATCTCGGTGCCGCCTATGCCGGGCAGTTCCACGAATCCGATCCCAATCGCGATGCGCTGTTCGAAGATGAGGGCCGCGCCCCCATCGTGCTGCCGGCCTTTGCGCCGCGCATGTACGGCGCACGCTACCGGAAGATATTCTTCAACAATTCCGGCATCGTCGACAAATGCGCGACCGCGATCTGGGTCGAGGACACCTGCTTCTACGTGAATTTCTACCGCATCGCCGCCCAGGGCCGCTTCGGCGATGTCGAGCGCGCGCGGCTCCATGCCATTGCGCCGGCGATCGGCGCAAGCGTCGCACGCCACTTCCAGCACAGTCCGCTCGACCAGAATCTCGCCGCGCTGTTTGCGACCCGCGCGCCACTCGCCGATCTCACGAACCGCGAGCAGCAGGTCTGCCGGCGTATCCTGCTCGGCTTCAGCTCCGAGGCGATTTCGCAGGCGCTCGGCATCAGCCTGCATTCGACCCTGACCTATCGCAAGCGCGCCTATGAGCGGCTCGGCATCTCCTCGCAGAACGAATTGTTCGCCATCGTGCTGCGCCTGCTCGCGGGGCCGCGGAGCCTGAACTGA
- a CDS encoding ASCH domain-containing protein, which produces MDWHSLETFSFGDSPDLADRLLELVLAGAKRATCWAESQGLLSAEVGKLMVVVDGQGVPKAVLKTIELTKRRFDEVDEAFAYDEGEGPLLAVLARGA; this is translated from the coding sequence ATGGACTGGCATAGTCTCGAGACGTTTTCCTTCGGTGATAGTCCTGATCTCGCCGACAGGCTCCTTGAGCTGGTTCTTGCGGGAGCCAAGCGTGCGACCTGCTGGGCGGAAAGTCAGGGTCTTCTATCGGCGGAAGTCGGAAAATTGATGGTCGTTGTCGATGGACAAGGCGTTCCGAAAGCCGTTCTCAAGACCATCGAGCTCACGAAGCGACGCTTCGATGAAGTCGATGAGGCGTTTGCCTATGACGAAGGTGAAGGACCGCTCCTTGCAGTATTGGCGCGAGGCGCATAA
- a CDS encoding chaperone NapD yields MAQASLSKATLNRRALITGRVLGADRIIPPPGYEIASIIVQARPERLAEVETAIVALPGCEIHGRDPRGKLVVVTEAPDAGSLGTMLNTIQSLPNVYSAALVFHAIETT; encoded by the coding sequence ATGGCCCAAGCCTCACTCAGCAAAGCCACACTCAACCGCCGCGCATTGATCACCGGCCGGGTGCTCGGCGCTGACCGCATCATCCCGCCGCCGGGATACGAGATCGCCAGCATCATCGTGCAGGCGCGTCCCGAACGCCTTGCCGAGGTCGAGACCGCGATCGTCGCGCTTCCCGGCTGCGAAATCCACGGCCGCGACCCGCGCGGAAAGCTCGTCGTCGTCACCGAAGCGCCGGACGCCGGCAGCCTCGGCACCATGCTCAACACTATCCAGTCGCTGCCGAACGTCTATTCCGCGGCGCTGGTGTTTCACGCCATCGAAACGACCTAA
- the napE gene encoding periplasmic nitrate reductase, NapE protein gives MSAPDDTHGRVRRRRMEIFAFLFLTAVVMPVLAVGTVGSYGLGVWIYQMVAGPPGPPPSPH, from the coding sequence ATGTCGGCCCCTGACGACACGCATGGGCGCGTGCGCCGTAGGCGCATGGAGATCTTTGCGTTCCTGTTCCTGACCGCGGTCGTGATGCCCGTCCTCGCGGTCGGAACGGTCGGCTCATACGGGCTCGGCGTCTGGATCTACCAGATGGTCGCAGGTCCGCCCGGCCCACCGCCCTCCCCGCATTGA
- a CDS encoding ATP-dependent RecD-like DNA helicase: MPTFTPHQDAALKAVGDWLKAKPGRNGTPPVFRLFGYAGTGKTTLARHIADGVDGEVKFAAFTGKAALVMRNKGCDEASTIHSLIYRARESGEEQPSFELWDDAPASKAKLIVIDECSMVDAELGRDLMSFECPLLVLGDPAQLPPIQGGGFFTNTEPDAMLTEVHRQAQDDPIVRMSMDIREGRELDIGRYGESEVVSRKELDPDRVMSADQILVGRNNTRRAYNTRFRQRQNIEDTFPVAGDKLVCLRNNRKKGLFNGGLWRVKSRNTSRSKSRILSMRLSPDEDLGHKVTKVSVRADCFEGGVEAIAWEQRKPYDEFDFGYVLTVHKSQGSQWDDVVLFDESFAFGESRARWLYTGITRAAKRLSIVV; this comes from the coding sequence ATGCCCACATTCACCCCGCATCAGGATGCCGCGCTGAAAGCCGTCGGCGATTGGCTCAAGGCCAAGCCCGGCCGTAACGGCACGCCGCCGGTGTTCCGCCTGTTCGGCTATGCCGGCACCGGCAAGACCACGCTGGCGCGGCACATCGCCGACGGCGTCGACGGCGAGGTGAAGTTCGCCGCCTTCACCGGCAAGGCCGCGCTGGTGATGCGCAACAAGGGTTGCGACGAGGCCTCCACCATCCATTCCCTGATCTACCGCGCCCGCGAATCCGGCGAGGAGCAGCCGAGCTTCGAGCTCTGGGACGACGCGCCGGCGTCCAAGGCCAAGCTGATCGTGATCGACGAATGCTCGATGGTCGATGCTGAGCTCGGTCGCGACCTGATGTCGTTCGAATGTCCGCTGCTTGTGTTGGGCGATCCCGCGCAGCTGCCGCCGATCCAGGGCGGCGGCTTCTTCACCAACACCGAACCCGACGCGATGCTCACCGAAGTGCACCGGCAGGCGCAGGACGATCCGATCGTGCGGATGTCGATGGACATCCGCGAGGGGCGCGAACTCGACATCGGCCGCTACGGCGAGAGCGAAGTGGTGTCGCGCAAAGAGCTCGACCCCGACCGCGTCATGAGCGCCGACCAGATCCTGGTCGGCCGCAACAACACCCGCCGCGCCTACAACACCCGCTTCCGCCAGCGCCAGAACATCGAGGACACCTTCCCGGTCGCGGGCGACAAACTGGTCTGCCTGCGCAACAACCGCAAGAAGGGCCTGTTCAACGGCGGCCTGTGGCGCGTGAAATCACGCAACACCTCGCGCTCGAAATCGCGCATCCTCAGTATGCGGCTGTCGCCCGACGAGGATCTCGGGCACAAGGTGACCAAGGTCTCGGTGCGCGCCGACTGTTTCGAGGGCGGCGTCGAGGCGATCGCCTGGGAGCAGCGCAAGCCTTACGACGAGTTCGACTTCGGCTACGTCCTAACCGTGCACAAATCGCAGGGCTCGCAATGGGACGACGTCGTGCTGTTCGACGAGAGCTTTGCGTTCGGAGAGAGCCGAGCGCGGTGGCTCTACACGGGAATTACGCGGGCGGCGAAACGGTTGAGCATCGTGGTGTGA